A part of Streptomyces sp. NBC_01210 genomic DNA contains:
- a CDS encoding LysR family transcriptional regulator produces the protein MTEWDIKKLQILRTLSERGTVTATAEALLMTPSAVSQQLSNLAKQLGVQLLEAHGRRVRLTDAAHLVLRHAAAVFAQLERADAELTGYLRGEVGEVRVGAFSTAVPALVVPAVRQLRAAHPALEVRVREAEAAEAYELLSNGDVDLALSLAAHAPTARDPRFSRVPLLADPLDVALPARHPLAAEAGLRLADLSGERWIFGGSGPWSEITLAACEAAGFVPEQAHSAAGWTAILAMVEAEMGVALVPRMAAVERGGRTGVAMRVLSADQPRRHVVAAVRRGAEEAPGVGRVLGALREVAAARVG, from the coding sequence ATGACCGAGTGGGACATCAAGAAGCTGCAGATCCTCCGCACGCTGAGCGAGCGGGGGACCGTGACGGCCACGGCCGAAGCGCTGCTGATGACCCCGTCGGCCGTGTCCCAGCAGCTGTCCAACCTGGCCAAGCAGCTCGGCGTACAGCTGCTCGAGGCGCATGGGCGGCGGGTCAGGCTCACCGACGCGGCGCATCTGGTGCTTCGTCACGCGGCGGCTGTCTTCGCTCAACTGGAGCGGGCGGACGCGGAGTTGACCGGATATCTGCGGGGCGAGGTGGGGGAGGTGCGGGTGGGCGCGTTCTCGACGGCCGTGCCCGCGCTGGTGGTTCCGGCGGTGCGGCAGCTGCGTGCGGCGCACCCCGCGCTGGAGGTACGGGTCAGGGAGGCGGAGGCGGCGGAGGCGTACGAGCTGCTGTCCAACGGAGACGTGGATCTGGCGCTGTCGCTGGCGGCGCACGCGCCGACGGCCCGGGACCCGAGGTTCAGCCGCGTACCGCTGCTGGCCGACCCGCTGGACGTCGCCCTGCCGGCCCGGCATCCGCTGGCGGCGGAGGCGGGGCTGCGGCTGGCCGATCTGTCGGGCGAGCGGTGGATCTTCGGGGGCAGCGGGCCGTGGTCGGAGATCACCCTTGCGGCGTGCGAGGCGGCGGGTTTCGTACCGGAACAGGCGCACTCGGCGGCCGGCTGGACCGCGATCCTCGCGATGGTGGAGGCGGAGATGGGCGTCGCGCTGGTTCCGCGGATGGCGGCGGTGGAACGGGGCGGGCGCACGGGCGTGGCGATGCGGGTCCTGAGCGCGGACCAGCCGCGCAGGCATGTGGTGGCGGCGGTACGGCGGGGGGCGGAGGAGGCGCCGGGCGTGGGGCGGGTGCTGGGTGCGCTGCGGGAGGTCGCGGCGGCGCGGGTGGGGTGA